The following is a genomic window from Pseudomonas sp. FP2335.
CATTCGCGAGCAAGCCCGCTCCCACATTTAGATTGGGCTTTCACTTTGAAAAAGGAGTGTCTGTATGCGAATCGGACTAGTCGGCTACGGCCACGGAGGGCGCTTTTTTCATGCGCCGCTGATTGCAACCTTGCCCGGCGCCACGTTTGTCGGCGTCGTCACACGCTCCCCCGAGCGCCGCCAGCAGTTGGCGAGTGATCATCCCGGCCTCAAGGCGTTTGACTCCATCGGCCAGATTGTCGAAGCCGGCGTCGACACCCTGGTCATCTCCACCACCCTCAAGGGCCGCCCGGCGCTGGTGCTGGAAGCCATCGAGCACGGGCTGACGGTGGTCAGCGACAAACCCTTCGCCGCCAACACCGAACAGGCCCAGGCGCTGATCACCGCCGCCGAGCGCCATGGGGTGAAGCTCAGCGTTTATCAGAACCGACGCTGGGACTCGGACTACCTGACCCTGCGCAAACTGATCGACGCCGGTGCCCTGGGCACCATTACCCGCTTTGAATCCCGCGTGGAGCGCTACGCCCCCCACGCCGTCGGCAATGCCAGCGGCGGCGGTTGGTTGCGTGACCTTGGCAGCCATCTGGTGGACCAGGCGCTGCAACTGTTCGGCCCGGTGGACCGGGTGTTTGCGCAATTGCAGTTCAGCCACGAACACCCGACCGTCGATCACGGCTTCTTTGTGTCCCTGACCCATGCCAACGGGGTGATTTCCCATTTGTGGGGCAGTGCCCTGCAAAACAGCCAGGCCCCGCGTTTTCGCGTGAGTGGCACCCTCGGTTGCTACACCGTCGAAGGGCTGGACGGCCAGGAGGAGGCGCTGTTGGCCGGCAAATCGCCGAAGACCGAAGGCGAGCACTGGGGCGCCGAAGAACATCGGCGCTGGGGCTGGTTCGAACAAGGCGAGGAGCGCGAGCGGGTGCCAGCGGAGAAGGGCTGCTGGACGCAGTTCTATCGCCAGTTGCAACGTGCCGTGGACAGCCAGGAAGCACTGCCGGTGGACGTCTATGACGCGCTGGAAACCACCCGTATATTGGACGCCGCACGCCTTAGCGCGGGGCGTCAGCAGGTGGTTTCAACAAAAATAGAATAAAATTCTAAAACAGGTTGATATGGAAATTATTTTCCAATAAAGTCTTTTCCAGGTTGCATAAAGTACGTCTTGGGCTCGACCCCGGCGACTCAACAAAAACAAGATCAAAAACAACCAGGTACCGTCAGATGAAAATCTTCAACGCTGTACTGCGAGTTTTACGCCCAGCCTCCACGCCACGCGGTCTGCCCCGCGCCCGGCCGTTCTACTTCTCTTTCCTCAATGTGTTGTGCGTCGAAAACCAAGGCGCGTTGGTGTGCTGCATTCCAGGTGCACCCGTCGTCCGGCTGCCTGCCGAGCTCTGATAAACGCAACGTCCAAAAAACCAACAAG
Proteins encoded in this region:
- a CDS encoding Gfo/Idh/MocA family protein, coding for MRIGLVGYGHGGRFFHAPLIATLPGATFVGVVTRSPERRQQLASDHPGLKAFDSIGQIVEAGVDTLVISTTLKGRPALVLEAIEHGLTVVSDKPFAANTEQAQALITAAERHGVKLSVYQNRRWDSDYLTLRKLIDAGALGTITRFESRVERYAPHAVGNASGGGWLRDLGSHLVDQALQLFGPVDRVFAQLQFSHEHPTVDHGFFVSLTHANGVISHLWGSALQNSQAPRFRVSGTLGCYTVEGLDGQEEALLAGKSPKTEGEHWGAEEHRRWGWFEQGEERERVPAEKGCWTQFYRQLQRAVDSQEALPVDVYDALETTRILDAARLSAGRQQVVSTKIE